One window of Elaeis guineensis isolate ETL-2024a chromosome 11, EG11, whole genome shotgun sequence genomic DNA carries:
- the LOC140852405 gene encoding uncharacterized protein, translating to MRSRAQLSSDFGERPPIGERGKAPAISIEDGSSTGLPTLFDIQIPGRRTVAAGAPPPRRRRAGTAARSRDREIARVLDECRLSHAVHTRKLRELSALRPSRPLLPFLRPSPDPCLRLRPPLPRRRVHRPIRLRLRRPSRRQGRGRLWCLPGGVPPVPPRRLRCCEPDRQVPIVPDHLRANQLKTLVFSGKEKVRECPKELEELGEKIVSKCQGLPLAVVSLGSLLSLREKTKSEWGKVYDRLSWELNNNPNLDNVKHVLNLSYNYLPRYLKNCFLHCSMFPEDYLVIFLAIYREILEDLHPELFEVNVEARAEHQHSIPRQEAEEDINISINDRFERLLRDAQSDVYPGCKKYSLLSAVIKLLHMKTLGKWSNNSFNWLLKFLKDLLPEGELLPSSHYEAKKLLKGLGLGVDDLGLRCEKIHACPNDCVLFRKDKQDLQACPICHSSRWKESRGKDKKKKKIPCKILWYFPITPRLRRLFMSRHTACDMRWHKEVNNMDDDVMRHPSDGDAWKHFDREHPWFAADSRNVRLGLATDGFNPYGNLSTAYSMWPVMVFPYNLPPWKCMKSPFNLLALLIPGPRAPGRDIDIFLEPLIEELQYLWEEGCETYDHVVGGIFRMHAALLWTVNDFLAYGDISGWCTKGYKACPTCNDDITSDRIRGKICFTGHRRFLPDDHRWRRSLKFNGKHERRAQPRFWSTDNILNQLPNPQDVIFGKGLASQVGVRTSIGNWRKKSKLFDLPYWKTLLLRHNLDVMHIEKNIFDNVFYTILNIEGRTKDTVKARLDLEDMRIRKELHLIRRGDRLVKPLACYTLNRRERNQFLSYLRSVRFPDGYASNLKRCIKSKDEKIVGMKSHDCHVLLQHVLPVDQIYKATTEY from the exons gGCCGCCGCACCGTCGCCGCCGGGGCGCCACCGCCGCGTCGCCGCCGGGCCGGCACCGCCGCGCGATCGCGAGATCGCGAGATCGCGAGGGTTCTGGATGAGTGCCGGCTCTCCCACGCCGTGCACACCCGAAAGCTGAGAGAGCTCTCCGCCCTCCGCCCCTCCCGgcctcttcttcccttccttcgcCCGAGCCCTGACCCCTGTCTTCGACTGCGCCCGCCGCTCCCTCGCCGCCGAGTGCACCGTCCGATTCGTCTCCGCCTTCGCCGCCCTTCCCGACGCCAAGGACGCGGCCGCCTCTGGTGCCTTCCTGGAGGAGTTCCTCCTGTTCCTCCTCGTCGCCTCCGGTGCTGCGAACCGGACCGCCAGGTTCCGATCGTTCCAGATCATCTCCGAG CTAACCAGTTGAAGACTTTGGTTTTTTCTGGGAAAGAGAAAGTGAGAGAATGTCCTAAAGAGCTGGAGGAGTTGGGGGAGAAAATTGTATCAAAATGTCAAGGGTTGCCACTAGCTGTCGTCTCTTTAGGCAGCCTGCTGTCCCTGAGAGAGAAAACCAAGTCAGAATGGGGGAAAGTTTATGATCGGCTGAGCTGGGAGTTGAATAACAACCCAAATTTGGACAATGTGAAGCATGTTTTGAATCTCAGCTACAACTATCTACCGAGATATCTTAAGAACTGCTTCTTGCATTGCAGCATGTTCCCGGAGGATTAT CTTGTTATCTTCCTTGCCATAT atagagaaattttagaggatcttcatccggaattatttgaagtaaatgtagaagcgagagcagaacatcagcattccattccgagacaagaagctgaagaggacattaatatatctataaatgatagattcgagcgtctattaagagatgcacaaagtgatgtttatcctggttgtaagaagtactctctgttgtccgccgtaataaagttattacacatgaagacacttggtaagtggtcaaacaactcgtttaattggttgctcaaatttttgaaggacttactgccagagggagagttacttccgtcaagtcattatgaagccaaaaaattattgaaaggactcggtttgggagtcgatgacttgggcctacgctgtgaaaagatacatgcatgtccaaatgattgtgttctatttcggaaggataaacaagatctacaagcatgtccaatttgtcattcaagcagatggaaagaaagtcgtggtaaggataagaagaaaaagaaaataccatgtAAGATTCTGTGGTACTTTCCGATTACACCACGATTGCGCcgattgttcatgtcgaggcatactgcttgtgacatgcggtggcataaggaggtaaataatatggacgatgatgtcatgagacatccatcagatggagatgcatggaaacattttgatcgtgaacatccatggtttgcagctgattcacgaaatgtcaggctagggttggcaacagacggatttaatccatatggtaatcttagtactgcttatagtatgtggcctgttatggtatttccttataatttaccaccatggaagtgcatgaaatcaccttttaatctattggccttgttgatcccgggtccccgtgcccctggaagagacatagacatatttttagagccattgatcgaagagttacaatatttgtgggaagaaggatgcgaaacatatgatcatgttgtaggaggcatctttcgtatgcatgcagcattgctttggacagttaacgattttcttgcatatggcgatatttctggatggtgtacaaaagggtataaagcatgcccaacttgtaacgatgatattacatcggaccgtattcgcggaaagatttgttttaccggccatcgacgtttcttgccagatgatcatagatggaggagaagtcttaagttcaatggcaagcatgaacgacgtgcgcagccaagattctggtctacggacaatattttaaatcagttaccaAACCCACAGGATGTtatatttggtaagggtctggccagccaagtaggggtgcgaacaagtatcggaaattggagaaaaaagagcaagttgtttgatcttccatattggaaaacgcttcttcttcgacataatcttgacgtcatgcatattgaaaagaatatatttgataatgtattttataccattctcaatatcgaaggaagaacaaaggataccgtgaaggctcgtcttgacttagaggatatgcggattagaaaggaattacatttgattcgacgaggggataggctggtgaagccattggcatgttatacactgaatcgaagagagagaaatcaatttctttcatatttgagatcggtgaggtttcctgatggatacgcctcaaacttgaaacggtgcatcaagtcgaaagatgagaagatcgtcgggatgaaaagtcatgattgtcatgtacttctacagcatgtgctcccagttg accaaatttacaaggccacaaCGGAATATTGA